The genomic window CAGTAGCCGCCCCACCCGAGCTCGACGTACGCCCACCACATGCCGAGCACGATCCCGACGGTATTGAAGAACCACGAGAGGAGTACCCACCGCCTCACGGAGCTCAGCCATTCCGCGTCGAGACGACGCGTGATCAGCGCCCCCACTGCGAACGCGAACGGAATCGCCGTCGCGATGTAGCCGAGATACAAGTTAGGCGGATGCGCCGCCATGCCTGGATTCTGCAACTGCGGGTTGAGACCGCGGCCGTCAGGCGGGATCCAGTCGAGTCGCGCGTACGGATTGGCGCCGAAGCACAACACGAGAATGAAGAACAGCGCGATCGCCGACAGCGTGGGCACCACCCACGGCATCAGCTCGCGATTACTCTTTCGCCCCGTGTAGACAGCGATGGTGGCGTAGATCGACAGGATGAGCGCCCAGAACAGCAGCGATCCTTCCTGCCCCGCCCAGAACGCCGTGAACTTGTAGACGCTCGGCAGATTCGCGCTGGTGTACGCGGCGACGAACTTGAACGAGAAGTCCGAGGTGAGCAGCGCGGTCCACAGCCCGATGGACGCGAGCACGACGAATCCGCACATCGCAAACAGCGCGCGGCGCGCGCTCGCAATCAGCTCGGCGCGACGCGTGTACGCGCCAGCAAATCCCGCCGTCGTCCCCCAGGCCGCCATGAGGAGCGCGACCCACAGCGACAGTTCACCGATGAGAATCACGTGCGGGCCGGCGCCGCACCGCCCGAGCGATAGCCCGGCGTCGCGCGGTATTTCGCAGGCGCGTTCTCATATCGCGACGCGCACTTGGCGAGCACGGTCGTCGCGCGGAACGTCCCGTCCTGCGCCAGACGCCCATCCATGACGACGTCTACGCTGTCGGTGAACGTGTCCGGCGCGATGCCGTGGAAGCTGACCGGATAGGTCTTGTCGCCGTCGGTGACGCGGAACGTCATGTCGCGGCCGCCGGGCGCGCGATTGACCGAGCCCGGCACCACGCGTGCACCCACCTTCACGCCGGTTCCGTAGAAGGATGGATCCTGTGCGACTTTGGTGGCCAGCTCGGTTGGCGTGAGGTAGTAGGTTCCGGTCTGCGCGATCGCGCTCGCCATCAAGTAGCCGGCGGTTCCGAGAATCAACGCGCCGCCTAACAGAAACTTCGTCCGCGGTTTCAACGCCATACGCTGCGCTTCCTGTGCAAACGCCCGCTCACGGCCGGGCGACCCGCGAGCGTGCCGCCTCATCCCGCACGCGCGCCATGATGACCTCGAGCTCCCGTTCCGCTTGCGCCCGTTCCTCGGCGCTCCAGATCGCGGTCCGCCGGCTCAGATCGCGAACGCCCTGGAGCATCTCGTTCACCAGCGACCGGAGCACCTCATTCGTGCGACGCTCGGCCGTCTGCGACTCCACTGCATCGGTCGACTTGCTCGCGGCATCGGTCATCGGAACAGCTCCAAGCTGTGGCAAACGTCGGTCCGTCGCTGGACGCGACCCCATGAATATATCGAATGAAACCGCCGCAAGCGGACAGCGCGAGACCTCACTGTGCGTGCGAGAGAAAAGCTGCTCCGGCGGCGGTGCCGGCGAGGTCCCAGCTGAGGTCGCGCATCGAGAATCCTTCGCCGGTCCACTGGTCGTGCACTTCCTTGGCGACCCCGACGCTCACCGCGATCCCGGCGGCGCTCACGAGCGCATCGTGGTGATCGACCCGCATCGCGCGCAGCGCGCCATAGCTCGCGGTCTCGACGAACGCCGACATGAAAAAGTGCTTGAGCTTGTCAGGCGCGAGCCATTTGTCGCCGCCCTGATGGCCGCCGAGCGAGAGCGAGAATGCGAGAACGAGCGCGCGCATCAGCCGCGATCCCGCGCCCAGGCGAGGGCCGTTCGCACGGCGCGGGCCCAGTCGCGAGCGCCGTCTCGGGCTGCCGGCGCATCCGCTCCAGGCTCGAACCGCTGGTAGGTTCGCGTCGCGAGGAACGACGACGCGCTGGACCAGACTCCCGTCGCGACACCCGCCAGTCCCGCCGCGCCTAACGCCGTGGTCTCGATCACATCGGGCCGCTCGACCGGGACGCCGAGCACATCCGCCTGGAACTGCATGAGCCACGCATTTTCGGTGGCGCCGCCGTCAACACGCAAGCGGTCGAAGGGCACCCCGCTTCGCCGGCGCATGAGGGCGAGCACATCGGCCGTCGAGTACGCCATCGCCTCGAGGGCGGCGCGCGCCAGGTGCGCACGCGTGGTCCCGCGGGTGAGCCCGACGATGGTTCCCCGCGCACCCGGCTCCCAGTGCGGTGCGCCGAGTCCAACCAGCGCCGGCACGAAGTAGACGCCGCCGGTGGACTCGACCTGCGCGGCGAGGCGCTCCGTGTCGGCCGCTCGCTCCACGATGCCTAACCCATCGCGCAGCCATTGAATGGCGGCGCCGGCAATGAAGATCGCGCCCTCGAGCGCGTACGCTGCGCCGCCCGCCTCATCGCACGCCACCGTCGCCAGCAGTCCGCCCCCGGCCGCCGCGCGCTGCCGGCCCGTGTTGAGGAGCAAGAATGCTCCGGTGCCATACGTGTTCTTCCCTTCCCCGGCGCGCCAGCATCCCTGCCCGTAGAGCGCGGCTTGCTGATCCCCTGCCACTCCGTGAATCGGCATCTCGGCGCCGAAATGCTCGCGCGCTGCAACGCCGAACAACGCGCTCGACGCTCTCACCTCGGGCAGGATGCTCCGCGGCACGCCAAACAAGCGGCAGAGGTCGTCGCTCCAGTCGAGGCTGCCGATATCGTAGAGCATGGTGCGCGACGCATTGGTCGGATCCGTCGCGTGCACCGAGCCGCCCGTGAGATTCCAGATGAGCCACGTGTCCACGGTTCCGGCGATCAGCTCGCCGCGGTCGGCGCGTTTCGCGATCGCCTCGTGCGACAACAGCCATTCGATTTTGGTGGCCGAGAAATACGGATCGAGCACCAGACCGGTGCGCGCCGCGATCGCGTCGGACTCGTCGGCGAGCTCGGCGCAGCGCGCCGCCGTACGCCGATCTTGCCACACGATCGCGCGGCCCACCGGCTCGCCCGTCGTCCGATCCCACATCACGACCGTTTCGCGCTGATTGGTGATGCCGATGGCGTCGGGCATCGCCTTCGCCTGCGCGATCGCGTCGCGGCCGGCCGCAAGCGTGCACGCAACGAGGTCGCGGGCGTCGTGCTCCACCCAGCCCGGCTGTGGGAAATGCTGCGGAATTTCCCGGTAGCCGCGCCCAACGATGCGTCCGGTCGCATCGATGACGAGACACGTCGATCCCGTAGTCCCCTGATCGATCGCGAGGACGTGCGTCACGGCACGAACCGATACGGCGGATAGTGAATGGCGCGATCGCTGATGATCGCGGTGACCAGATCGGCCGGCGTCACGTCGAAGGCGGGGTTGTCCACCGGCACCTCGTTAGGCACGATGGATCGGCCGTTGATGCGCGCCACTTCCGCACGGTCCCGCTGCTCGATGGGAATCGCGCTCCCGTCGGGGATGGCCGGATCGAACGTCGATGTCGGCGCGGCGACGTAGAACGGGATCCCGTGGTATCGCGCCTGGAGCGCCAGCGCGTAGGTACCGATCTTGTTCGCCACGTCGCCGTTGGCGGCGATGCGATCGGCGCCAACGATGACGAGGTCCACGCGACGCGCGCGCATGGCCGACGCGGCCGCGCCATCCGTGATCACGCGCACCGGCACACCGGCGCGCGACAGTTCCCACGCCGTCAAGCGCGCCCCCTGGAGCAACGGGCGCGTCTCGCAGGCGAGCACCGAAACCTGGCGGCCGTGCTCCGCGGCCACGTACACCGGCGCGAGCGCGGTTCCGATGCCGGTGGTGGCGAGCGCACCGGCGTTGCAGTGCGTGAGGACGCGCGCGCCATCGCCGAGCAGCTGCTCGCCTAACGCGCCGATGCGACGGCACATTGCCGCGTCGTCGGCCAGGAGCGCGTCGGCTACGGCGCGCATCGCCTGCAGCGCCGCGCGCCCCGAGGCGTGCGGCTCCTTCGCTGCCGCTGCGACGGTGTTCACGGCCCACGCCAGGTTCGCTGCCGTTGGCCGGGTGGTGATGATCCGTTGCGCGTGGACCGCGATGCGCGCCCGCAGGCGCTCGGTCGTCGGGTCCTCGAACGAGGCCAGCGAGATCACCAGGCCCATGGCGCCGGCGATCCCGATGGCCGGAGCGCCCCGAACGGCCAGCGACGATATGGCCGCGCACACATCGTCGAGCGACCTGAGATCGCGCTCGATGTACCGCTCCGGCAATGCCGTCTGATCGATGATGCGAACGGCATTGCAGTCCGGCGACCAACGGACGGCCTGGATGGGTTGCACCGACGGAAACGTACCAGCGGAGGGCCAGACGCGGAACAGTCGAGTACAGGTCGGCTCGAGCCGGACTCGGGCGCCACGGTTCGAGATGGCGGCGGCGCGTCGCCGGACTCGACTCGCGCGTTACATTTCGGCTCGCGCGCCTCGTGCCCCGACGCTCGGCCGCGTTCCCTCAGCGCTCGTCGACCATGCCCTTCCAGAACCTCGCCTTCGACGTCCATGACCGCGTTGCGACCATTCGCGTCAACCGGCCGGACAAACTCAATGCGCTCAACGACGAGACCATCGCCGAGCTGGATGAGGCAATGGAGTTGGTGGAACGGCGCGAGGACGTGGCAGGCGTCCTCGTGACCGGCGCGGGGACGAAGGCGTTCGTCGCCGGCGCCGACATCGCCGAGCTGTCGCGCCAAGGACCGGCCGAGGGGCGGGTGCGCGCGCGCACGGGCCAGCGCGTGTTCACGCGCATCGAGCGCTGTCCCAAGCCGGTGATCGCGGCGCTCAACGGCTTTGCGTTAGGCGGCGGCTGCGAGCTGGCGATGGCGTGCCACATCCGCATCGCCGCCGACACGGCCAGGCTCGGCCAGCCGGAGCTCAAGTTAGGCATTACGCCCGGCTACGGCGCCACTCAGCGCCTGGTGCGGCTGGTCGGCAAAGGCCGCGCGCTCGAGCTGCTGCTCACGGCGGAGATGATCGACGCCGCCGACGCGTACCGCATCGGGCTGGTCAACAAAGTCGTGCCCGCGTCCGACCTTCTCGCCGAAGCCGAGCGGATGCTGCGGCAGATCATCGCGTTCGGACCCGTCGCGATTGCGCTCTGCATCGAAGCCGTGAACCGCGGCGATGACCTCCCGCTCGACGCCGGCCTCGAGGTCGAAGCCTCCTACTTCGGCCTCCTGTCCGCCACCGACGACATGCGCGAGGGGATGCAGGCGTTCCTCGAGAAGCGCGCGGCGCGGTTCAGCGGCCGTTAGGCAGATGGTCGTGGCGGACGCGCGCCGAGAGCCGCCCGGGGCAGCGGGCGTCGCGCCCGCGAGCCCGGCGCGCGCCGTGCTCACGCGTCTCGCGATCCGCGATTTCCGGAATCTCGCCCGCCTCGACTTCGCGCCGCCGCCCGAGGGCTTCGCGCTCATCGGAGAGAACGGCCAGGGCAAGACCAACCTGCTCGAGGCCATCCACTATCTCCAGCTCCTCCGCTCCTTCCGCGGCGCGCGGGATGCCGAGCTCGTTCGCTTCGACACCGCGGGCTTTCACCTGTCGGCCGAGATGGCAGACGCGCCCCACCGGTCGGTGTCCGTGGGCTTCGAGCGCGCCGGCAAACGCAAACGCGTGCTGGTCGACGGCGACGAGCGCGCCCGCCTCGCCGATGCGTTAGGCGCGTTCCCCGCCGTGCTCCTGTCGCCGCGCGA from Gemmatimonadaceae bacterium includes these protein-coding regions:
- the glpK gene encoding glycerol kinase GlpK, yielding MTHVLAIDQGTTGSTCLVIDATGRIVGRGYREIPQHFPQPGWVEHDARDLVACTLAAGRDAIAQAKAMPDAIGITNQRETVVMWDRTTGEPVGRAIVWQDRRTAARCAELADESDAIAARTGLVLDPYFSATKIEWLLSHEAIAKRADRGELIAGTVDTWLIWNLTGGSVHATDPTNASRTMLYDIGSLDWSDDLCRLFGVPRSILPEVRASSALFGVAAREHFGAEMPIHGVAGDQQAALYGQGCWRAGEGKNTYGTGAFLLLNTGRQRAAAGGGLLATVACDEAGGAAYALEGAIFIAGAAIQWLRDGLGIVERAADTERLAAQVESTGGVYFVPALVGLGAPHWEPGARGTIVGLTRGTTRAHLARAALEAMAYSTADVLALMRRRSGVPFDRLRVDGGATENAWLMQFQADVLGVPVERPDVIETTALGAAGLAGVATGVWSSASSFLATRTYQRFEPGADAPAARDGARDWARAVRTALAWARDRG
- a CDS encoding enoyl-CoA hydratase-related protein — its product is MPFQNLAFDVHDRVATIRVNRPDKLNALNDETIAELDEAMELVERREDVAGVLVTGAGTKAFVAGADIAELSRQGPAEGRVRARTGQRVFTRIERCPKPVIAALNGFALGGGCELAMACHIRIAADTARLGQPELKLGITPGYGATQRLVRLVGKGRALELLLTAEMIDAADAYRIGLVNKVVPASDLLAEAERMLRQIIAFGPVAIALCIEAVNRGDDLPLDAGLEVEASYFGLLSATDDMREGMQAFLEKRAARFSGR
- a CDS encoding cytochrome c maturation protein CcmE — protein: MALKPRTKFLLGGALILGTAGYLMASAIAQTGTYYLTPTELATKVAQDPSFYGTGVKVGARVVPGSVNRAPGGRDMTFRVTDGDKTYPVSFHGIAPDTFTDSVDVVMDGRLAQDGTFRATTVLAKCASRYENAPAKYRATPGYRSGGAAPART
- a CDS encoding DUF2279 domain-containing protein; translation: MRALVLAFSLSLGGHQGGDKWLAPDKLKHFFMSAFVETASYGALRAMRVDHHDALVSAAGIAVSVGVAKEVHDQWTGEGFSMRDLSWDLAGTAAGAAFLSHAQ
- the mtnA gene encoding S-methyl-5-thioribose-1-phosphate isomerase — its product is MQPIQAVRWSPDCNAVRIIDQTALPERYIERDLRSLDDVCAAISSLAVRGAPAIGIAGAMGLVISLASFEDPTTERLRARIAVHAQRIITTRPTAANLAWAVNTVAAAAKEPHASGRAALQAMRAVADALLADDAAMCRRIGALGEQLLGDGARVLTHCNAGALATTGIGTALAPVYVAAEHGRQVSVLACETRPLLQGARLTAWELSRAGVPVRVITDGAAASAMRARRVDLVIVGADRIAANGDVANKIGTYALALQARYHGIPFYVAAPTSTFDPAIPDGSAIPIEQRDRAEVARINGRSIVPNEVPVDNPAFDVTPADLVTAIISDRAIHYPPYRFVP
- the ccsA gene encoding cytochrome c biogenesis protein CcsA translates to MILIGELSLWVALLMAAWGTTAGFAGAYTRRAELIASARRALFAMCGFVVLASIGLWTALLTSDFSFKFVAAYTSANLPSVYKFTAFWAGQEGSLLFWALILSIYATIAVYTGRKSNRELMPWVVPTLSAIALFFILVLCFGANPYARLDWIPPDGRGLNPQLQNPGMAAHPPNLYLGYIATAIPFAFAVGALITRRLDAEWLSSVRRWVLLSWFFNTVGIVLGMWWAYVELGWGGYWAWDPVENASFLPWLINTAFLHSIMVQEKRGMLRKWNVTLVVTAFLLSILGTFITRSGVISSVHAFSQSEVGYWFLGFLILAIAVTAYLVTTRLSDLRARAELESMVSREATFLFNNLL